From a region of the Rhodococcus sp. 4CII genome:
- a CDS encoding MoaF C-terminal domain-containing protein, translated as MTNNSIDFSDTRTWPPLDRLVPGFDGNKAVRSSSVAGRDIVFTNSQGSRVSHRFGTTTVEWSYEPGPGDPHPVMSGKDDYEAFDVAEGLVYTQFHHRDNVPNTAVSLVLDFEHGRSLAIVSTIGDPAEGRTRVQHNFLQGRIEGLATRGPEPAPTTALLGRRVQWTYSDEHSYEHVYLGPHSYTWHCLAGPAAGLADTDECTTYELRPGIYVFASREKVLPFAAVTIADHRDITSLRSYGALFGLDETGELPTHFTFGAVGELVSHTVRNTTF; from the coding sequence ATGACCAACAACTCCATCGACTTCTCCGACACCAGGACCTGGCCGCCCCTGGACCGACTGGTGCCGGGATTCGACGGCAACAAGGCCGTCAGGTCGAGCAGTGTGGCCGGCCGCGACATCGTGTTCACGAACTCCCAGGGCAGCCGGGTGTCACACCGTTTCGGCACGACGACCGTCGAGTGGAGCTACGAGCCCGGGCCCGGCGACCCACACCCGGTGATGTCCGGAAAGGACGACTACGAGGCCTTCGACGTCGCAGAGGGACTGGTGTACACGCAATTCCATCATCGCGACAACGTGCCGAATACAGCAGTCAGCCTCGTTCTCGACTTCGAACACGGACGCAGCCTCGCCATCGTGAGCACGATCGGAGATCCGGCCGAGGGCCGGACCCGGGTGCAACACAACTTCCTGCAGGGCCGCATCGAAGGACTGGCGACGCGCGGGCCGGAACCGGCACCCACGACCGCACTCCTGGGCCGAAGAGTGCAGTGGACCTACAGCGACGAACACAGCTACGAGCACGTCTACCTCGGACCGCATTCGTACACGTGGCACTGCTTGGCCGGGCCCGCTGCCGGACTTGCGGACACCGACGAGTGCACGACCTATGAACTACGTCCCGGAATCTACGTCTTTGCCTCGCGGGAAAAGGTTCTCCCCTTCGCGGCGGTCACCATTGCCGATCACCGCGACATCACGTCCCTGCGATCGTACGGAGCCCTCTTCGGCCTCGACGAGACAGGTGAACTGCCAACGCACTTCACCTTCGGCGCAGTAGGCGAGCTAGTCAGTCACACGGTACGAAACACCACCTTCTGA
- a CDS encoding NADP-dependent malic enzyme — translation MTVVSEPTTPQKVELTDEEIFAGHIGGKLSVELTTPLDNQRDLSIAYTPGVAQVSRAIAADETLADRYTWTNRLVVVVSDGSAVLGLGDIGPRASLPVMEGKSALFKNFAGLNSIPLVLDTKDPDEIVETLIRLRPSFGAVNLEDISAPRCFEIEQRVIEALDCPVMHDDQHGTAIVVLAALKGAVKVQDRDLSSLRVVISGAGAAGVACANILLAAGIADVTVLDSKGIVSADRQDLNAVKVDLAARTNPAARRGGIVEALDGADVFLGVSAGTVPEELIATMAENSIVFALSNPDPEIHPDVARKHAAIVATGRSDFPNQINNVLAFPGVFRGALDAGARRITEGMKLAAAEAILSVVGDELAVDKIVPSPLDPRVAPAVAEAVAAAARADLVTAWH, via the coding sequence ATGACTGTCGTGTCCGAACCCACCACACCGCAGAAGGTCGAGTTGACCGACGAAGAGATCTTCGCCGGCCACATCGGCGGGAAGCTGTCCGTCGAGTTGACCACCCCGCTGGACAATCAACGCGATCTGTCGATCGCCTACACCCCCGGTGTCGCGCAGGTTTCCCGCGCCATCGCGGCCGACGAGACCCTCGCCGACCGGTACACCTGGACCAACCGCCTCGTGGTCGTCGTCTCCGACGGCTCCGCGGTCCTCGGTCTCGGCGACATCGGCCCCCGCGCCTCGCTTCCGGTGATGGAGGGCAAGTCCGCGCTGTTCAAGAACTTCGCCGGCCTGAACTCGATCCCCCTGGTCCTGGACACGAAGGACCCCGACGAGATCGTCGAGACCCTGATCCGGCTGCGCCCGAGCTTCGGGGCGGTCAATTTGGAGGACATCTCCGCCCCGCGCTGCTTCGAGATCGAACAACGGGTCATCGAGGCGCTGGACTGCCCGGTCATGCACGACGACCAGCACGGCACCGCCATCGTCGTCCTCGCCGCGCTCAAGGGTGCGGTCAAGGTCCAGGACCGGGACCTGTCCTCGCTGCGGGTGGTGATCTCCGGGGCCGGTGCCGCCGGCGTGGCGTGTGCGAACATCCTGCTCGCCGCCGGCATCGCCGACGTGACGGTCCTCGATTCGAAGGGCATCGTCTCCGCCGACCGCCAGGATCTGAACGCGGTGAAGGTGGATTTGGCGGCCCGCACCAACCCGGCCGCACGCCGCGGCGGCATCGTCGAGGCCCTGGACGGTGCGGACGTGTTCCTCGGGGTGTCCGCGGGCACGGTGCCGGAGGAACTGATCGCGACCATGGCGGAGAACTCCATCGTGTTCGCGCTGTCGAACCCGGACCCGGAGATCCACCCCGACGTCGCCCGCAAGCACGCGGCGATCGTCGCCACCGGGCGCAGCGATTTCCCGAACCAGATCAACAACGTGCTCGCCTTCCCCGGTGTGTTCCGCGGCGCCCTGGACGCCGGTGCCCGCCGGATCACCGAGGGCATGAAACTTGCCGCCGCCGAGGCCATCCTCTCGGTCGTCGGTGACGAGCTGGCTGTGGACAAGATCGTTCCCAGCCCGCTCGATCCTCGCGTGGCCCCCGCTGTCGCGGAGGCAGTCGCCGCCGCAGCGCGGGCGGACCTTGTCACCGCATGGCACTGA
- a CDS encoding cytochrome P450 — MTGCPVAHTAAGFSFFDHEYQENPGASLAWARESQPVFYNDDSDYWVVTRHEDVKSVFSQFNQFSAAITLTPVTPPSEEAGEQLGKYNFAPCPVLADSDPPMHRQYRRLNAPAFMPDRIDPLAPYIRETTNTYIDRFVDQGHADLVADMLWDIPCLVALQFLGIPEEDVDTVRKLATSMTEFVWGRPSPEEQIRAADGLGQFWEMGERVIGKLKELDNPPGWLGHAIKMQRENPDVISDTWLQTNVMGGAMAAHETTTNATANAVVTLLRNRDQWDRLCADPSLIPAAVEECLRLNPSVAAWRRVAKQDVQVGDVTIPAGGKILMVIASANQDGSVFDDPERFDIDRDAKAHIAFGAGTHMCLGNHLARLEMIIYLEELTRRLPHMTLDQQEFHYVPNTSFRGPESLHVSWDVEKNPILT; from the coding sequence ATGACTGGGTGCCCGGTCGCTCATACCGCCGCAGGATTCTCGTTCTTCGACCACGAATATCAGGAAAATCCGGGGGCCTCGCTGGCGTGGGCCCGCGAGAGTCAACCGGTGTTCTACAACGACGACTCGGACTACTGGGTCGTCACGCGGCACGAAGACGTGAAATCAGTTTTCAGCCAATTCAATCAGTTCTCTGCGGCCATCACGCTGACGCCGGTCACACCCCCCTCCGAGGAGGCCGGCGAGCAGCTCGGCAAGTACAACTTCGCACCCTGCCCCGTCCTCGCGGATTCCGACCCGCCCATGCACCGGCAGTACCGCCGGCTGAACGCTCCCGCATTCATGCCGGACCGTATCGACCCCCTCGCTCCCTACATTCGGGAGACGACGAACACCTACATCGACCGCTTCGTCGATCAGGGTCATGCCGATCTCGTCGCCGATATGCTCTGGGACATCCCCTGTTTGGTCGCTCTGCAGTTCTTGGGGATTCCCGAGGAGGACGTAGACACCGTACGCAAGCTCGCCACGTCCATGACCGAATTCGTGTGGGGGCGGCCCAGCCCCGAGGAGCAGATCCGAGCCGCCGACGGCCTGGGCCAGTTCTGGGAGATGGGTGAGCGCGTCATCGGGAAACTCAAGGAACTCGACAATCCACCAGGGTGGTTGGGTCATGCGATCAAGATGCAGCGTGAGAACCCTGACGTCATCTCCGATACCTGGCTGCAGACGAACGTCATGGGCGGCGCGATGGCTGCCCACGAAACTACGACGAATGCCACCGCGAACGCGGTCGTCACTCTGCTGAGGAACCGCGACCAGTGGGATCGCCTGTGCGCGGACCCCTCCCTGATCCCCGCGGCGGTCGAGGAGTGCCTGCGACTCAATCCCTCGGTGGCCGCGTGGCGCCGAGTCGCGAAGCAAGACGTGCAGGTCGGCGACGTGACCATTCCCGCGGGCGGAAAGATCCTCATGGTGATCGCGTCGGCGAACCAGGACGGCTCCGTGTTCGACGATCCCGAACGATTCGACATCGACCGAGACGCCAAGGCGCACATCGCATTCGGCGCGGGAACACACATGTGCCTGGGTAACCATCTCGCCCGGCTGGAGATGATCATCTATCTGGAGGAACTGACGCGACGCCTGCCCCACATGACTCTCGACCAGCAGGAGTTCCACTACGTCCCGAACACCTCGTTCCGAGGCCCGGAGTCGCTGCACGTCAGTTGGGATGTCGAAAAGAATCCGATCCTCACCTGA
- a CDS encoding GMC family oxidoreductase → MTDRESKSAAGEFDYVIAGGGSAGCALAARLSEDPSVTVCLLEAGPSDVGDRAILELSQWMHLLDSGYDWDYPVEPQEKGNSFMRHARAKVLGGCSSHNSCIAFWPPAEALDDWEAMGASGWGARDILPYVSRLESNDAPGDGHGRSGPVRLRDVPPNDPCGHAVLDAAAAVGLPTVAFNRGGTVLNGAGWFQINASEDGTRMSSSHAYLHPILGSRPNLEVRTGCWVSEILFDEQQTATGVRYQRPDLTGYDTVSARREVIVTAGAIDTPKLLMLSGIGPAAHLAEFGIPVRVDSPGVGANLDDHVEGLVFWEASRPMVTESTQWWEIGLFATTQEGLNHPDLMMHYGSVPFDMNTLRWGYPTTDNGFCLTPNVTQGRSRGTVRLRSRDFRDRAKVDPRYFTDSDGHDDRVMLAGVKLARTIAEQKALRGWIARELAPGPDAVTDADILDYIHKTHNTVYHPAGTARMGSVDDPMAVLDPELRVKGVRGLRVVDASAMPKLPHINPNITVMTMAERCADLVRGRVGSSLWSAESTLSEV, encoded by the coding sequence GTCGGGGACCGGGCGATCCTCGAACTGTCGCAGTGGATGCACCTGCTCGACTCCGGGTACGACTGGGACTACCCCGTCGAGCCGCAGGAGAAGGGCAACAGCTTCATGCGACACGCCCGGGCCAAGGTCCTCGGCGGCTGTTCGTCCCACAACTCGTGTATCGCGTTCTGGCCGCCGGCCGAGGCACTCGACGACTGGGAGGCGATGGGCGCGTCGGGATGGGGCGCGCGCGACATCCTCCCGTACGTCAGCCGGCTGGAGAGCAACGACGCCCCCGGCGACGGCCACGGACGCAGCGGGCCGGTGCGGCTGCGGGACGTCCCGCCGAACGACCCCTGCGGCCACGCGGTTCTCGACGCCGCCGCCGCGGTGGGACTGCCGACGGTCGCGTTCAACCGCGGCGGAACGGTACTCAACGGCGCCGGCTGGTTCCAGATCAACGCGTCCGAGGACGGCACCCGGATGTCGTCGTCGCACGCCTATCTGCACCCGATCCTGGGGTCCCGGCCCAACCTGGAGGTACGGACCGGCTGCTGGGTCAGTGAGATCCTGTTCGACGAACAGCAGACGGCGACCGGCGTCCGGTACCAGCGTCCCGACCTCACCGGCTACGACACGGTGTCGGCCCGGCGCGAGGTGATCGTCACGGCGGGCGCCATCGACACCCCGAAGTTGCTGATGCTGTCCGGAATCGGGCCCGCGGCCCATCTTGCCGAGTTCGGTATCCCGGTCCGCGTCGACTCACCCGGGGTCGGCGCGAACCTCGACGATCACGTGGAGGGGCTCGTCTTCTGGGAGGCGTCCCGGCCGATGGTCACCGAGTCCACGCAGTGGTGGGAGATCGGCCTGTTCGCGACCACGCAGGAGGGGCTGAATCACCCCGACCTGATGATGCACTACGGCAGCGTCCCGTTCGACATGAACACGCTGCGGTGGGGCTACCCGACCACCGACAACGGATTCTGCCTCACGCCCAACGTGACCCAGGGGAGGTCCCGGGGAACGGTCCGGTTGCGGTCCCGCGATTTCCGCGACCGCGCCAAGGTCGACCCCCGGTACTTCACCGACAGCGACGGCCACGACGACCGGGTGATGCTGGCCGGCGTGAAGCTGGCCCGCACCATCGCGGAGCAGAAGGCGCTCCGCGGGTGGATCGCCCGCGAATTGGCGCCCGGACCGGACGCCGTCACCGACGCCGACATCCTCGACTACATCCACAAGACCCACAACACGGTCTACCACCCGGCGGGCACGGCCCGGATGGGCAGCGTCGACGACCCGATGGCGGTGCTCGACCCGGAATTGCGGGTCAAGGGTGTGCGGGGACTGCGCGTCGTCGACGCGTCCGCGATGCCGAAGCTGCCGCACATCAACCCCAACATCACGGTAATGACGATGGCCGAGCGCTGCGCGGATCTCGTGCGGGGTCGCGTGGGGTCCAGCCTGTGGTCGGCGGAGTCGACGCTGTCGGAGGTCTGA
- a CDS encoding helix-turn-helix transcriptional regulator produces MNDVDARREARARRGEFGAFLKSRRARITPEQVGLPTGGRRRTPGLRREEIAQLAGVGVTWYTWLEQGRDIKASEQVLAAISRTLRLDLHEHAHLLTLAGVTEPLSKTECNAVTPSMKAMMAKLDPFPVIVSNARYDVLAHNRGYCWLMGGLDAVPSGERNLLVQSLFNPDWRARIVGWEEHVSRMVAGFRAGWAEHLGEPAWISLVKRLSAESPLFEQLWNRCDVTRDPVTTRRFEHPTAGPLKFHVTHLNAGLHSEITTSTFTPADEVTASKLPTAACRPLRNSA; encoded by the coding sequence ATGAATGATGTGGATGCACGTCGTGAAGCCCGCGCTCGTCGCGGCGAGTTCGGCGCTTTCCTGAAGAGCCGACGCGCCCGCATCACGCCGGAGCAGGTAGGCCTGCCCACCGGGGGGCGCCGCCGGACTCCGGGACTGCGACGTGAGGAGATTGCCCAACTGGCCGGCGTCGGAGTGACTTGGTATACGTGGCTCGAACAGGGTCGCGACATCAAGGCATCCGAGCAAGTGCTCGCGGCGATCTCGCGGACGCTGCGGCTGGATCTGCACGAGCACGCACACCTGTTGACACTGGCGGGTGTGACAGAACCGTTGAGCAAGACGGAGTGCAATGCCGTTACGCCTTCGATGAAGGCCATGATGGCCAAGCTCGACCCGTTTCCGGTGATAGTAAGCAATGCGCGCTACGACGTCCTCGCCCATAACCGGGGCTACTGCTGGCTGATGGGCGGCCTGGACGCTGTTCCGTCTGGGGAGCGCAATCTTCTTGTCCAAAGTCTGTTCAACCCGGACTGGCGAGCGCGCATCGTCGGCTGGGAGGAGCACGTTTCCCGTATGGTGGCGGGCTTCCGGGCCGGGTGGGCGGAGCACCTCGGTGAGCCGGCGTGGATCTCCTTGGTGAAGCGACTGAGTGCCGAGTCGCCCCTGTTCGAGCAGCTGTGGAATCGATGCGACGTTACCCGCGATCCCGTCACTACTCGCCGCTTCGAGCACCCCACCGCGGGGCCGCTGAAGTTCCACGTGACCCACCTGAACGCCGGACTTCATTCGGAGATCACGACGTCCACTTTCACCCCAGCCGACGAGGTCACGGCATCGAAGCTGCCCACCGCGGCCTGCAGACCATTGCGGAACTCTGCGTGA
- a CDS encoding LLM class F420-dependent oxidoreductase: protein MGTDLRHDVTEVAGAAERAGFDSVWAWERLLFPVAPRDSFTPGAPWPPAYRQAADPLTVLAAAAVVTERVRLGTSVIVAGLHQPLQLAKRFATLDQISGGRVVAGLGTGWAVDEFEAVGMAKSDRGRLLDETLDVFEAAWGPDPVTYRGPHTLIDNAYVLPKPASPIPVILAGDVDFSSAGGPNARVLERISRRSNGWMPLFPTPGDAGAGKLRTAWDVIRQSASAAGRDPSEMEMIVVGNVAFSETPSGDDRIGFSGTLAQILDDIASVASAGADELILDLHLQDWWRNTPQMLDMALEIRELVSAAGV, encoded by the coding sequence ATGGGTACTGATTTGCGTCACGACGTCACGGAGGTAGCCGGCGCCGCCGAACGTGCCGGGTTCGACAGCGTCTGGGCCTGGGAGAGATTGTTGTTTCCTGTGGCGCCCCGTGATTCCTTCACTCCGGGCGCGCCGTGGCCGCCCGCGTATCGGCAAGCGGCCGACCCACTGACCGTCCTCGCGGCCGCAGCGGTGGTCACCGAGCGAGTCCGACTGGGCACCAGCGTGATAGTCGCCGGCCTTCATCAGCCTCTCCAACTCGCGAAGAGATTCGCGACCCTCGACCAGATCAGTGGCGGGCGTGTGGTCGCGGGGTTGGGAACGGGCTGGGCGGTGGACGAGTTCGAGGCGGTCGGCATGGCAAAGTCCGACCGCGGCCGACTGCTCGACGAGACCCTCGACGTCTTCGAGGCAGCCTGGGGTCCGGATCCGGTGACCTACCGCGGGCCACACACGCTCATCGACAACGCCTACGTCCTGCCGAAGCCGGCTTCGCCGATCCCCGTCATCTTGGCCGGCGACGTCGATTTCAGCTCCGCTGGAGGTCCCAATGCGCGGGTGCTGGAACGGATTTCCCGACGTTCCAACGGTTGGATGCCTCTCTTCCCGACCCCCGGCGATGCTGGTGCCGGGAAGCTTCGCACGGCGTGGGACGTGATCCGCCAGTCGGCGTCCGCCGCCGGGCGCGACCCGTCCGAGATGGAAATGATCGTGGTGGGGAACGTCGCGTTCTCCGAGACTCCGTCCGGCGACGATCGGATCGGCTTTTCGGGCACGCTTGCACAGATTCTCGACGACATCGCTTCCGTAGCAAGTGCGGGTGCAGATGAGTTGATCCTCGACCTGCACCTGCAGGACTGGTGGCGGAACACACCCCAGATGCTGGACATGGCTCTCGAGATTCGAGAGCTCGTCTCGGCGGCAGGAGTGTGA
- a CDS encoding alpha/beta hydrolase yields the protein MSILSRRSVADIIARRFAAKINAAIHPAVEPRFPEITIRTTDISIETRHGPVAATIYPPQSPTGTPGVYVNAHGGGFVVGHREQDDAWCRFLAAHANVFVLNTDYALAPGKRFPTPAEQFYDVVQWASGPEREWDGTRLCVGGQSAGGNLSAAVSRMSLENDGPAIALQILHYPPLDIMTPPSHKPSPLGSKAVLQPWLCEVFDTAYTPDRAQRSHRFVSPAWGDNANGIAGIAPALVIAAEFDRLRTEARRYADKLEAVGALAEYVEVRGVDHGYDIMTDETEITRRMYEVIVAHVNRAVDSNIQSHNQSTTQPKGTL from the coding sequence ATGTCAATACTGTCGCGACGGTCGGTGGCCGACATCATTGCCCGCAGGTTCGCCGCCAAGATCAACGCTGCGATCCACCCTGCCGTCGAACCTCGGTTCCCTGAAATCACCATCCGCACAACCGACATCAGCATCGAAACGCGTCACGGTCCGGTCGCTGCGACCATCTATCCCCCGCAGTCTCCGACAGGCACCCCCGGAGTGTACGTGAATGCTCACGGCGGTGGCTTCGTCGTGGGACACCGAGAACAGGACGACGCCTGGTGCCGCTTCCTTGCCGCCCATGCCAATGTCTTCGTGCTCAACACGGATTACGCGTTGGCCCCGGGCAAACGGTTTCCCACGCCCGCCGAGCAGTTCTACGATGTAGTTCAGTGGGCATCAGGACCGGAGCGTGAGTGGGACGGCACGCGGTTGTGCGTCGGTGGCCAGAGCGCGGGAGGCAATCTGTCAGCAGCCGTGTCACGGATGTCGCTGGAGAACGACGGTCCCGCCATCGCGTTGCAGATTCTGCATTACCCGCCGCTCGATATTATGACGCCCCCCTCCCACAAGCCGTCGCCGCTGGGCTCGAAAGCCGTTCTGCAGCCCTGGTTGTGTGAGGTGTTCGACACCGCCTACACCCCCGATCGCGCGCAGCGTAGTCACCGGTTCGTCTCGCCGGCATGGGGAGACAACGCCAACGGCATAGCAGGTATCGCACCGGCATTGGTCATCGCCGCGGAGTTCGACCGCCTGCGCACTGAAGCCAGGCGATACGCGGACAAACTCGAGGCGGTCGGCGCGCTCGCCGAATACGTCGAGGTGCGCGGTGTCGATCACGGTTACGACATCATGACCGACGAGACCGAGATAACACGGCGGATGTACGAGGTGATAGTCGCGCACGTCAACCGGGCGGTCGACTCAAACATTCAGTCCCACAACCAATCGACAACCCAACCGAAAGGAACATTATGA
- a CDS encoding S9 family peptidase yields MTESARRLDVVFAPGTVAHHGTAEELVGRALDARGLAGEVMFAADTVDLQRAVRMAAGRGEFVVVPGAGAPFTAPACGAIRVDFGECEPDRSDGIRAHIRGRGLDGLRFAVDSWYHHRVHPGKIVRYGDDIDQRAELRIPGGTGPFPVAVLVHGGYWRPRWEFDLMDGLAVDLTARGYATWNVEYRRPAENRWAAMTSDVAAALQAAGSLPGADPGRVVILGHSAGGQLALRAAADSVADRAAVRPALAVSLAGVLNLRLADDRRLGEGAVANAVGSHWADDPATYERSSPLARLPLGVPQLVVCGVDDEPDLLEMSRQYHAAAAATPDDVAAIEGPSDHFAVIDPDSDLWRTVAEAIDARLRPPTASTPPTTGWTPRDPARDPRSARPSSLP; encoded by the coding sequence GTGACCGAATCCGCTCGCCGACTCGACGTCGTCTTCGCCCCCGGCACCGTGGCGCACCACGGAACCGCGGAGGAACTGGTGGGCCGGGCGCTGGATGCGCGCGGTCTCGCCGGCGAGGTGATGTTCGCTGCGGACACCGTGGATCTGCAGCGGGCCGTACGGATGGCGGCGGGCCGGGGCGAGTTCGTCGTCGTACCCGGCGCGGGAGCGCCGTTCACCGCACCGGCCTGCGGGGCGATCCGCGTCGATTTCGGGGAGTGCGAGCCGGACCGCTCGGACGGCATCCGGGCGCACATCCGCGGGCGGGGACTCGACGGGCTCCGATTCGCCGTCGACAGCTGGTACCACCACCGCGTCCACCCCGGGAAGATCGTGCGCTACGGCGACGACATCGATCAGCGCGCCGAGCTGCGGATCCCGGGCGGCACGGGGCCCTTTCCCGTCGCCGTGCTGGTTCACGGCGGATATTGGCGTCCCCGTTGGGAGTTCGACCTGATGGATGGCCTTGCCGTGGACCTGACGGCCCGCGGGTACGCGACGTGGAATGTCGAGTACCGGCGACCCGCGGAGAACCGCTGGGCCGCGATGACGTCCGACGTCGCGGCTGCCCTGCAGGCCGCCGGGTCCCTCCCGGGGGCGGATCCGGGGCGGGTCGTGATCCTCGGTCACTCGGCCGGTGGCCAGCTCGCGCTGCGTGCCGCCGCCGACTCGGTCGCCGACCGGGCGGCGGTGCGTCCGGCCTTGGCGGTCAGCCTCGCCGGGGTCCTGAATCTGCGGCTCGCCGACGATCGCCGGCTCGGCGAGGGAGCGGTCGCGAACGCTGTCGGCAGCCACTGGGCCGACGACCCGGCGACGTACGAGCGGTCGTCACCGCTCGCACGACTGCCGCTCGGCGTCCCGCAACTGGTGGTGTGCGGCGTGGACGACGAACCGGACCTGCTGGAAATGAGCAGGCAGTATCACGCCGCCGCCGCGGCGACGCCCGACGACGTCGCTGCGATCGAGGGGCCCAGCGACCACTTCGCCGTCATCGATCCGGACAGCGACCTCTGGCGAACCGTCGCCGAGGCGATCGATGCCCGGCTCAGACCTCCGACAGCGTCGACTCCGCCGACCACAGGCTGGACCCCACGCGACCCCGCACGAGATCCGCGCAGCGCTCGGCCATCGTCATTACCGTGA
- a CDS encoding WhiB family transcriptional regulator translates to MALTTVPVFHDRLTADPCRWRESADCTAVGDYFFFAPESETDHARHLRENIARGICEGCTARNHCRRYSLETAQPYGIWGGLTEWERKEILERSTAS, encoded by the coding sequence ATGGCACTGACGACTGTCCCGGTATTTCATGATCGACTGACAGCGGATCCGTGCCGCTGGCGTGAATCAGCCGACTGCACTGCGGTGGGCGACTATTTCTTCTTCGCTCCGGAGAGCGAAACAGACCACGCCCGCCATCTCCGAGAGAACATCGCCCGCGGCATCTGCGAAGGCTGCACCGCCCGCAACCACTGCCGCCGGTACTCGCTCGAGACGGCGCAGCCGTACGGCATCTGGGGAGGACTGACCGAATGGGAACGCAAAGAGATTCTCGAGCGATCCACCGCATCGTGA
- a CDS encoding carboxymuconolactone decarboxylase family protein has protein sequence MSSVNIGKQHPAVYKSLVTLDAEVKSTLNAAGVDPLLVELVKIRVSQLNGCAFCLRMHTRDSLAKGEKADRLAVVAAWWEAQYFSDQERAALALAEQVTGLAVPERRTWDDGSLTDEQVSAISWLAIVMNAWNRVAITSHYPVAP, from the coding sequence ATGAGCAGCGTGAATATCGGCAAGCAGCACCCGGCCGTCTACAAGAGCCTGGTGACGCTGGATGCGGAAGTGAAATCGACCCTGAATGCGGCGGGCGTGGATCCGCTCCTGGTGGAGTTGGTGAAGATCCGCGTCTCCCAGCTGAACGGCTGCGCCTTCTGCCTTCGCATGCACACCCGCGACTCTCTCGCCAAGGGAGAGAAGGCGGATCGACTCGCGGTCGTCGCGGCGTGGTGGGAGGCGCAGTATTTCAGCGACCAGGAGCGCGCGGCGCTCGCTCTCGCCGAACAGGTCACCGGCCTCGCCGTTCCGGAACGGCGCACCTGGGATGACGGCTCCCTCACGGACGAGCAGGTGTCCGCGATCAGCTGGCTTGCGATCGTGATGAACGCCTGGAACCGGGTTGCCATCACCAGCCACTACCCCGTGGCACCGTAG
- a CDS encoding PDR/VanB family oxidoreductase: protein MIRQYSLCGEPGDRRSWQVSVLYQPDGRGGSTRLHHEVHEGESVTVRGPRNNFHLVDAPRYLFIAGGIGITPFLPMITSVERAGAEWSLIYGGRSRRNMPFAGGLKQAHRDRVTLVPADIDGRIDLPRILAGATPDTAVYVCGPESLLCAAEEIAAELDNIDEIHLERFTPKTPTDAPVLDEFEVEFVRSGITVSVGSDQSILDAARAVGIPAPFSCSEGTCGTCETNIVSGLADHRDSVLSPTEQEENSTLMICISRAACPKITLDL from the coding sequence ATGATCCGGCAGTACTCCCTCTGCGGTGAACCTGGCGACCGTCGTTCGTGGCAGGTGAGCGTCCTGTACCAACCCGACGGCCGAGGCGGCTCCACACGCCTTCATCACGAAGTGCACGAAGGCGAAAGCGTCACCGTCCGTGGGCCACGAAACAACTTTCACCTCGTCGACGCACCCCGCTACCTGTTCATTGCCGGAGGAATCGGAATCACCCCGTTCCTCCCGATGATCACGTCGGTCGAGCGGGCAGGAGCCGAATGGTCCTTGATATACGGAGGCCGCAGCCGACGCAACATGCCATTCGCAGGCGGCTTGAAACAGGCCCACCGCGACCGCGTGACCTTGGTTCCGGCCGACATCGACGGGCGCATCGACCTCCCTCGCATCCTTGCGGGTGCCACTCCCGATACCGCGGTATACGTGTGCGGCCCCGAGAGCCTGCTGTGTGCTGCGGAGGAGATAGCCGCCGAGCTCGACAATATCGATGAAATTCATCTGGAGCGATTTACTCCCAAAACTCCGACTGACGCACCGGTCCTCGATGAATTCGAAGTCGAATTCGTGCGAAGCGGCATCACCGTCTCGGTCGGATCGGATCAATCGATTCTCGACGCAGCACGAGCCGTCGGCATACCCGCACCATTCTCCTGTTCCGAAGGCACGTGCGGAACCTGCGAAACAAATATCGTGTCCGGCCTGGCCGACCACCGCGATTCAGTGCTCAGCCCCACAGAGCAGGAAGAAAACAGCACATTGATGATCTGCATCAGTAGAGCCGCCTGCCCGAAGATCACACTCGACCTCTGA
- a CDS encoding cupin domain-containing protein, translated as MLAKGNVQVTDLLCATPPAIPEGSHAMTQLVELPPADPGLAPHRHSGPVFGYVLEGSIFFELEGEEPRVIAAGEAFWEPGGDVVHYQVSNPDPQAWSRFVAVCICAPDVDMITMLEPEEIIARDHLRHPSARQHQG; from the coding sequence ATGTTGGCTAAAGGAAACGTCCAGGTCACCGACCTGCTCTGCGCCACCCCACCCGCCATTCCCGAGGGTTCGCACGCGATGACCCAACTCGTCGAACTCCCGCCGGCCGACCCCGGACTCGCCCCGCATCGCCACTCCGGACCGGTGTTCGGTTACGTACTGGAGGGCAGCATCTTCTTCGAACTGGAGGGCGAAGAACCCCGGGTAATTGCTGCGGGCGAAGCATTCTGGGAACCCGGCGGCGACGTCGTGCACTACCAGGTCTCCAATCCCGATCCGCAGGCCTGGAGCCGGTTCGTCGCGGTGTGCATCTGCGCTCCCGACGTGGACATGATCACCATGCTCGAACCGGAAGAGATCATCGCCCGCGACCATCTGCGCCACCCCAGCGCGCGTCAGCACCAGGGCTGA